One genomic window of Haemophilus haemolyticus includes the following:
- the rluD gene encoding 23S rRNA pseudouridine(1911/1915/1917) synthase RluD has protein sequence MPQITLSAEVQPEQMGQRLDQTLAELFPEYSRSRLKTWIEADLVKLNDRIANIPREKVLGGEKIEITVEVEDETRFEPENIPLNIVYEDDDIIVINKPKDLVVHPGAGNPNGTVLNALLYHYPPIAEVPRAGIVHRLDKDTTGLMVVAKTIPAQTKLVRDLQKRKITREYEAVASGIMTKGGTVDQPMARHATKRTLMAVHPMGKPAVTHYRIMENYRNYTRLRLRLETGRTHQIRVHMAHIAHPLLGDQTYGGRPRPPKNASEDFMEVLRNFKRQALHAVMLRLAHPITGEMMEWYAPLPDDFVELLNALKADYLEHQDELDY, from the coding sequence ATGCCACAAATCACCCTTTCGGCTGAAGTGCAGCCAGAACAAATGGGACAGCGTTTAGACCAAACACTTGCAGAGTTGTTCCCAGAATATTCTCGCTCCCGATTAAAAACGTGGATTGAAGCCGATCTCGTAAAACTTAATGATCGCATTGCCAATATTCCGCGTGAGAAAGTGCTTGGAGGAGAAAAAATAGAAATCACCGTAGAAGTGGAAGATGAGACACGTTTTGAACCAGAAAATATTCCATTGAATATCGTGTATGAAGATGACGATATTATTGTGATTAATAAACCCAAAGATCTTGTGGTACACCCTGGTGCTGGCAATCCAAATGGAACTGTGCTCAATGCGCTACTCTATCATTATCCGCCAATTGCAGAAGTACCGCGAGCAGGAATTGTGCATCGATTAGATAAAGATACAACAGGTCTAATGGTTGTTGCGAAAACTATTCCAGCACAAACTAAGTTAGTACGCGACTTACAAAAACGCAAAATTACGCGTGAATATGAAGCGGTCGCTTCAGGCATTATGACCAAAGGTGGTACAGTAGATCAACCTATGGCTCGTCATGCAACCAAACGTACTTTAATGGCTGTTCATCCAATGGGAAAACCAGCTGTCACCCATTATCGTATTATGGAAAATTACCGTAACTACACTCGTTTACGTTTACGTTTGGAAACAGGGCGTACACATCAAATCCGTGTTCATATGGCACATATTGCCCATCCATTGCTAGGCGATCAAACCTATGGCGGACGCCCTCGCCCGCCTAAAAATGCGAGTGAAGACTTTATGGAAGTATTGCGTAATTTCAAACGCCAAGCTTTACATGCGGTCATGTTACGCTTAGCTCATCCAATTACAGGTGAAATGATGGAATGGTATGCACCATTACCTGATGACTTTGTTGAATTGCTTAATGCACTCAAAGCAGACTATCTCGAACATCAAGATGAGTTAGATTATTAA
- the pgeF gene encoding peptidoglycan editing factor PgeF: MQVINPNWNVPKNIHAFTTTREGGVSLTPYFSFNLGDHVGDNKSAVKTNRTLLVKKFGLPQTPIFLTQTHSTRVIQLPYSGQNLEADAVYTNVRNQVCVVMTADCLPVLFTTTSGNEVAAAHAGWRGLCDGVLEETVKCFQKSEDIIAWFGPAIGPTAFQVGIDVVKQFVSVDEKAKLAFQPDAIEEGKYLGNLYQIATQRLNNLGITKIYGGNHCTFNEKELFFSYRRDNQTGRMASVIWFD, encoded by the coding sequence ATGCAAGTGATTAACCCAAATTGGAACGTTCCAAAGAATATTCATGCTTTTACCACCACTCGTGAAGGGGGCGTGAGCTTGACGCCTTATTTTAGTTTCAACTTAGGCGATCATGTCGGTGATAACAAAAGTGCGGTAAAAACTAACCGCACTTTATTAGTAAAAAAATTTGGTTTGCCACAAACACCTATATTTCTAACTCAAACACACAGCACTCGAGTAATTCAATTACCTTATTCAGGACAAAATCTCGAAGCGGATGCCGTTTATACAAATGTTCGTAATCAAGTTTGTGTTGTTATGACTGCAGACTGTTTGCCGGTTCTATTCACCACAACATCAGGCAATGAAGTAGCTGCAGCACATGCCGGCTGGCGTGGTTTATGTGATGGCGTATTGGAAGAAACGGTAAAATGCTTTCAGAAATCTGAAGATATTATAGCGTGGTTTGGCCCTGCAATTGGCCCAACAGCATTTCAAGTTGGAATTGATGTTGTAAAACAGTTTGTTTCGGTAGATGAAAAAGCCAAACTCGCCTTTCAACCTGATGCAATAGAAGAAGGTAAATACCTAGGTAATCTTTATCAAATCGCGACTCAACGATTAAACAATCTAGGCATTACGAAAATTTATGGTGGAAATCACTGTACATTCAATGAAAAAGAATTGTTCTTCTCTTATCGCCGTGACAACCAAACGGGCAGAATGGCAAGTGTCATTTGGTTTGATTAA
- the mnmA gene encoding tRNA 2-thiouridine(34) synthase MnmA translates to MLISSTYNQHFPQLTQEQLARNATKKVICGMSGGVDSSVSAFILQQQGYQVEGLFMKNWEEDDDTDYCTAAADLSDAQAVCDKLGIKLHKINFASEYWDNVFEHFLTEYKAGRTPNPDILCNKEIKFKAFLEYAAEDLGAHYIATGHYVRRAGDDENAKLLRGLDANKDQSYFLYTLSHKQVGQSLFPIGEIEKPIVRAIAEDLGLITAKKKDSTGICFIGERKFKDFLARYLPAQPGDIRTVDGEIIGRHDGLMYHTLGQRKGLGIGGLKNAGDEAWYVVDKDAENNELIVAQGHDHPRLFSKGLIASQLHWVDREPIRELLRCTVKTRYRQQDIPCVIEPIDDETIRVIFDEPQSAVTPGQSAVFYLGEICLGGGIIEERI, encoded by the coding sequence ATGTTAATTTCAAGTACTTATAATCAACACTTTCCTCAATTGACGCAAGAGCAGCTTGCGAGAAATGCGACAAAAAAAGTGATTTGTGGTATGTCTGGCGGTGTGGATTCTTCTGTGTCAGCTTTTATTCTTCAACAGCAAGGCTATCAGGTGGAAGGCCTGTTTATGAAAAACTGGGAAGAAGATGATGATACGGATTACTGTACTGCCGCAGCTGATCTTTCAGATGCTCAGGCTGTATGTGACAAGTTGGGGATTAAACTACATAAAATTAATTTTGCGTCAGAATACTGGGATAATGTCTTTGAGCATTTTTTAACTGAATATAAAGCAGGGCGCACGCCGAACCCAGATATTTTGTGTAATAAAGAAATTAAATTTAAAGCATTTTTAGAATATGCAGCAGAAGATCTTGGTGCCCATTACATTGCAACAGGGCATTATGTACGTAGAGCCGGTGATGATGAAAATGCAAAATTATTACGTGGTCTAGATGCCAATAAAGATCAAAGTTATTTTCTTTATACCTTAAGCCATAAACAAGTAGGGCAAAGTTTATTCCCCATTGGTGAAATTGAGAAGCCGATTGTTCGCGCTATTGCTGAAGATCTTGGCTTAATTACGGCAAAGAAAAAAGACTCTACCGGTATTTGTTTTATTGGTGAGCGTAAATTTAAGGATTTCTTAGCGCGTTACTTACCGGCTCAACCTGGTGATATTCGTACTGTTGATGGTGAAATTATTGGTCGCCATGATGGTTTGATGTATCACACGTTGGGACAGCGTAAAGGATTAGGCATTGGTGGTTTAAAAAATGCGGGTGATGAGGCTTGGTACGTGGTAGATAAGGATGCAGAAAATAACGAACTTATTGTCGCTCAGGGGCATGACCATCCTCGTTTATTTTCAAAAGGTTTGATTGCTAGCCAATTACATTGGGTTGATCGCGAACCAATTCGAGAGTTATTACGTTGTACGGTGAAAACACGTTATCGCCAACAAGATATTCCTTGTGTGATTGAACCGATTGATGATGAAACTATTAGAGTGATTTTCGATGAACCTCAATCAGCAGTAACACCAGGACAATCTGCCGTATTTTACCTTGGTGAAATTTGTTTGGGCGGTGGTATTATCGAAGAAAGAATATAA
- the nqrM gene encoding (Na+)-NQR maturation NqrM: MQTLFFTLIAFVAIILLMSIGFIIKKQSLKGSCGGLSTLGIAKACDCDKPCDTLQSKLDAGDEQAKAEYEQKFAKKDDDSQFYEVK, encoded by the coding sequence ATGCAAACTTTATTTTTTACTTTAATCGCTTTCGTCGCAATTATATTGTTGATGTCTATCGGATTTATTATCAAAAAACAAAGTTTAAAAGGCAGCTGCGGTGGTTTATCTACCCTTGGTATTGCCAAAGCTTGTGATTGTGATAAACCTTGCGACACGCTTCAATCAAAATTAGATGCGGGCGATGAACAAGCAAAAGCCGAATATGAGCAAAAATTTGCGAAAAAAGATGATGATTCGCAATTTTATGAAGTGAAATAA
- a CDS encoding FAD:protein FMN transferase encodes MKKLISGIMAVAMALSLAACQKETKVISLSGKTMGTTYHVKYLDEGSMNATSEKTHEEIEVILKDVNAKMSTYKKDSELSRFNQNTQVNTPIDISADFAKVLAEAIRLNKVTEGALDVTVGPVVNLWGFGPEKRPEKQPTPEQLAERQAWVGIDKIALDMSAAKPTLSKALPQVYVDLSSIAKGFGVDQVAEKLEQLNAQNYMVEIGGEIRAKGKNIEGKPWQIAIEKPTTTGERAVEAVIGLDNMGMASSGDYRIYFEENGKRFAHEIDPKTGYPIQHHLASITVLAPTSMTADGLSTGLFVLGEDKALEVAEKNNLAVYLIIKTDNGFVTKSSSAFKKLTETKE; translated from the coding sequence ATGAAAAAATTAATAAGCGGTATCATGGCGGTGGCAATGGCATTAAGTCTTGCTGCCTGTCAAAAAGAAACAAAAGTTATCTCATTAAGTGGTAAAACAATGGGAACAACTTATCATGTTAAATACCTTGATGAAGGCTCAATGAATGCAACATCTGAAAAGACGCATGAAGAAATTGAAGTAATCTTAAAAGATGTGAACGCGAAAATGTCCACTTACAAAAAAGATTCGGAACTGAGTCGTTTCAATCAAAATACCCAAGTGAACACACCGATTGATATTTCAGCAGATTTTGCCAAAGTATTAGCCGAAGCGATTCGTTTAAATAAAGTGACTGAAGGAGCATTGGATGTAACTGTTGGTCCTGTCGTTAATTTATGGGGATTTGGCCCTGAAAAACGTCCAGAAAAACAACCTACACCAGAACAATTAGCTGAACGCCAAGCTTGGGTTGGTATTGATAAAATTGCCCTCGATATGAGTGCTGCAAAACCGACATTAAGCAAAGCACTTCCTCAAGTTTATGTCGATTTGTCCTCGATTGCTAAAGGCTTTGGCGTTGATCAGGTCGCTGAAAAGTTAGAACAACTAAATGCTCAGAATTACATGGTTGAAATCGGCGGTGAAATTCGTGCGAAAGGAAAAAATATTGAAGGCAAACCTTGGCAGATCGCAATTGAAAAACCAACCACAACAGGTGAAAGAGCGGTTGAAGCTGTCATTGGATTAGATAATATGGGAATGGCAAGTTCTGGCGATTATCGTATTTACTTTGAAGAAAATGGTAAACGCTTTGCTCATGAAATTGATCCGAAAACAGGTTACCCAATTCAGCATCATTTAGCCTCAATTACGGTACTTGCGCCAACTTCAATGACTGCAGATGGCCTATCAACAGGTTTATTTGTGCTGGGTGAAGACAAGGCGTTAGAAGTGGCAGAGAAAAATAATCTTGCCGTTTATTTAATCATTAAAACAGATAATGGTTTTGTCACAAAATCATCCTCTGCGTTCAAAAAATTAACAGAAACAAAAGAATAG
- the nqrF gene encoding NADH:ubiquinone reductase (Na(+)-transporting) subunit F, translating into MSDSVILALGIAAFTVIVLVLVAIILFAKSKLVDSGDITIGINDDPEKAITLPAGGKLLGALASKGIFVSSACGGGGSCGQCIVKVKNGGGEILPTELSHINKREAKEGYRLACQVNVKGNMEVELPEEIFGVKKWECTVISNDNKATFIKELKLAIPEGEEVPFRAGGYIQIEADPHVVNYKDFDIPEEYHEDWDKYDLWRYVSKVDEHIIRAYSMASYPEEKGIIMLNVRIATPPPRQPDAPPGQMSSYIWSLKAGDKVTISGPFGEFFAKETDAEMVFIGGGAGMAPMRSHIFDQLKRLHSKRKMSFWYGARSKREIFYQEDFDQLQAENPNFVWHVALSDALPEDNWTGYTGFIHNVLYENYLKNHEAPEDCEYYMCGPPVMNAAVIKMLKDLGVEDENILLDDFGG; encoded by the coding sequence ATGAGCGATTCAGTAATTCTTGCACTCGGTATTGCCGCATTCACGGTCATTGTATTAGTGTTAGTGGCGATCATCTTATTTGCGAAATCAAAATTAGTCGATTCTGGTGATATTACTATCGGCATCAATGACGATCCTGAAAAAGCGATCACATTACCGGCAGGTGGCAAATTATTAGGTGCTTTAGCAAGTAAAGGTATTTTCGTATCTTCTGCTTGCGGTGGCGGTGGCTCTTGTGGTCAATGTATTGTTAAAGTGAAAAATGGTGGCGGAGAAATTCTTCCAACTGAACTTTCTCACATTAACAAACGTGAAGCAAAAGAAGGTTATCGTCTAGCTTGTCAAGTTAACGTGAAAGGTAATATGGAAGTTGAACTTCCAGAAGAAATCTTCGGCGTGAAAAAATGGGAATGTACAGTTATTTCTAACGATAACAAAGCAACCTTTATCAAAGAGCTTAAATTGGCTATTCCTGAAGGCGAGGAAGTGCCTTTCCGCGCGGGTGGTTATATTCAAATCGAAGCTGATCCACACGTGGTGAACTATAAAGATTTCGATATTCCTGAAGAATACCACGAAGACTGGGATAAATATGATTTATGGCGTTATGTCTCTAAAGTTGACGAGCATATTATCCGTGCTTACTCAATGGCTTCATACCCTGAAGAGAAAGGCATCATTATGCTTAACGTACGTATTGCAACGCCTCCGCCACGCCAACCAGATGCACCTCCAGGTCAAATGTCTTCATACATTTGGTCATTAAAAGCAGGTGACAAAGTTACTATTTCTGGTCCATTTGGTGAATTCTTTGCTAAAGAGACTGATGCGGAAATGGTATTTATCGGTGGCGGTGCGGGTATGGCGCCAATGCGTTCTCATATTTTTGACCAATTAAAACGTCTTCACTCTAAACGTAAAATGTCATTCTGGTATGGTGCACGTTCTAAACGTGAAATCTTCTATCAAGAAGACTTTGACCAATTACAAGCTGAAAATCCAAACTTTGTATGGCATGTTGCATTATCGGACGCATTGCCTGAAGATAATTGGACTGGCTATACAGGCTTTATTCATAATGTACTTTATGAAAACTACTTGAAAAATCATGAAGCACCAGAAGATTGTGAATACTATATGTGTGGACCTCCGGTGATGAATGCAGCTGTAATTAAAATGTTGAAAGATCTTGGTGTTGAAGATGAAAACATTTTATTAGATGACTTTGGTGGCTGA
- the nqrE gene encoding NADH:ubiquinone reductase (Na(+)-transporting) subunit E yields the protein MEHYISLFVKAVFIENMALSFFLGMCTFLAVSKKVSTAFGLGIAVTFVLGIAVPVNQLIYANVLKENALIEGVDLSFLNFITFIGVIAGLVQILEMVLDKFMPSLYNALGIFLPLIAVNCAIFGGVSFMVQRDYNFPESIVYGFGSGLGWMLAIVALAGLTEKMKYADIPAGLKGLGITFISVGLMALGFMSFSGIQL from the coding sequence ATGGAACATTATATTAGCCTATTCGTTAAGGCAGTCTTCATTGAAAATATGGCACTTTCCTTCTTCTTGGGAATGTGTACTTTCTTAGCGGTATCTAAAAAGGTATCAACTGCGTTTGGTCTTGGTATTGCGGTAACTTTCGTTCTTGGGATCGCCGTGCCGGTAAACCAATTAATTTATGCAAATGTGTTAAAAGAAAATGCTTTAATTGAAGGTGTAGATTTATCATTCTTGAACTTCATTACCTTCATTGGGGTTATTGCTGGTTTAGTGCAAATTCTTGAAATGGTATTAGACAAATTTATGCCATCTCTTTATAACGCATTAGGGATTTTCTTACCGTTAATCGCAGTAAACTGTGCGATTTTTGGTGGGGTGTCTTTCATGGTTCAACGTGATTACAATTTCCCTGAATCTATCGTGTACGGTTTCGGCTCTGGTTTAGGTTGGATGTTAGCGATTGTGGCGCTTGCTGGCTTAACTGAGAAAATGAAATATGCGGATATTCCTGCTGGGTTAAAAGGTTTAGGTATTACCTTTATCTCTGTTGGTTTAATGGCGTTAGGCTTTATGTCTTTCTCTGGTATTCAATTATAA
- the nqrD gene encoding NADH:ubiquinone reductase (Na(+)-transporting) subunit D produces the protein MSEKANYKDLLLAPVVKNNPIALQILGICSALAVTTKLETAVVMAIAVSLVTGLSSFFVSLIRNYIPNSIRIIVQLAIIASLVIVVDQILKAYAYGLSKQLSVFVGLIITNCIVMGRAEAFAMKSPPVESFVDGIGNGLGYGAMLIIVAFFRELIGSGKLFGMTIFETIQNGGWYQANGLFLLAPSAFFIIGFVIWGLRTWKPEQQEK, from the coding sequence ATGTCTGAAAAAGCAAATTATAAAGATCTGTTGTTAGCTCCAGTTGTTAAGAACAACCCAATTGCATTACAAATCTTGGGTATTTGTTCTGCATTGGCAGTAACAACAAAATTAGAAACTGCTGTTGTAATGGCGATTGCGGTGAGTTTGGTAACTGGGTTATCAAGTTTCTTTGTTTCTTTGATTCGAAACTACATTCCAAACAGTATTCGTATTATTGTGCAACTTGCGATTATTGCATCACTTGTAATTGTTGTTGACCAAATATTAAAAGCCTATGCTTATGGTTTATCTAAACAACTTTCGGTATTCGTTGGCTTGATTATCACTAACTGTATCGTAATGGGACGTGCTGAAGCATTTGCGATGAAGTCGCCTCCCGTTGAAAGTTTTGTAGATGGTATCGGTAATGGTTTAGGTTATGGTGCGATGTTAATTATCGTAGCATTTTTCCGTGAACTTATCGGTTCAGGTAAATTATTTGGTATGACTATTTTTGAAACCATTCAGAATGGTGGTTGGTACCAAGCAAATGGTTTATTTCTACTTGCACCAAGTGCATTCTTTATCATCGGATTTGTTATCTGGGGATTAAGAACTTGGAAACCAGAGCAACAGGAGAAGTAA
- a CDS encoding Na(+)-translocating NADH-quinone reductase subunit C: MAKFNKDSVGGTILVVLLLSLVCSIIVAGSAVMLKPAQEEQKLLDKQKNILNVAGLLQENTNVKETYAKFIEPRFVDLATGEYTQQADDSQQAIPADADKARIRSRSKTTEVYLVKDEQGKTQQVILPIYGTGLWSVMYGLVSVQPDGNTINGITYYQHGETPGLGGEIENPNWASLFKGKKLFDEQHQPAIHIVKGQAPQDEHSIDGLSGATLTGNGVQGTFDYWFSANGFGPYLEKLHAGAN; encoded by the coding sequence ATGGCTAAGTTTAATAAAGACAGCGTAGGCGGCACAATTCTTGTCGTATTACTACTGAGTTTAGTTTGTTCCATTATTGTTGCTGGTTCCGCAGTAATGTTAAAACCTGCACAAGAAGAACAAAAGTTACTCGATAAACAAAAAAATATCTTAAATGTAGCTGGCCTTTTACAAGAAAACACGAATGTAAAAGAAACTTATGCAAAATTTATCGAGCCCCGTTTCGTTGATTTAGCAACGGGTGAATACACACAACAAGCAGATGATAGCCAACAAGCTATTCCTGCTGATGCAGATAAAGCACGTATTCGTTCTCGTAGCAAAACGACTGAAGTTTATCTTGTAAAAGATGAACAAGGTAAAACTCAACAAGTTATTTTACCAATTTACGGAACTGGCTTGTGGTCAGTGATGTATGGTCTAGTATCTGTTCAACCAGATGGTAATACTATTAATGGAATCACTTACTACCAACATGGTGAAACACCAGGATTGGGTGGTGAGATTGAAAATCCAAACTGGGCAAGTTTATTTAAAGGTAAAAAATTATTTGATGAACAACATCAACCTGCAATTCACATCGTGAAAGGACAAGCTCCACAAGATGAGCATAGTATTGATGGTTTATCAGGCGCGACTTTAACTGGTAATGGCGTACAAGGTACGTTTGATTATTGGTTTAGTGCGAACGGTTTTGGTCCATATCTTGAAAAACTTCATGCGGGAGCAAACTAA
- a CDS encoding NADH:ubiquinone reductase (Na(+)-transporting) subunit B yields MGLKNLFEKMEPAFLPGGKYSKLYPIFESIYTLLYTPGSVTHKNTHVRDALDSKRMMITVFLALFPAIFYGMYNVGNQAIPALNQLGNLDQLIANDWHYALASSLGLDFTANATWGSKMALGAIFFLPIYLVVFTVCTIWELLFSVVRGHEVNEGMFVSTILFALIVPPTLPLWQAALGITFGIVVAKEIFGGVGRNFMNPALAGRAFLFFAYPAQISGDTVWTAADGFSGATALSQWSQGGQGALQHTATGAPITWMDAFVGNLPGSMGEVSTLAILIGGAVIVFTRIAAWRIIAGVMIGMIATSTLFNLVGSDTNPMFSMPWHWHLVLGGFALGMVFMATDPVSASFTNTGKWWYGALIGVMAVLIRTVNPAYPEGMMLAILFANLFAPIFDYIVVQANIKRRRARTNG; encoded by the coding sequence ATGGGTTTAAAAAATCTTTTTGAAAAAATGGAACCCGCGTTTTTACCAGGTGGTAAATACAGCAAGCTTTATCCGATCTTTGAATCGATTTATACCTTGCTTTATACACCAGGTTCAGTAACGCACAAAAACACTCACGTTCGTGATGCGTTAGACTCAAAACGTATGATGATTACGGTTTTCCTTGCGTTGTTCCCTGCGATTTTCTATGGGATGTACAATGTGGGTAACCAAGCGATTCCAGCCTTAAATCAATTAGGCAATTTAGATCAACTAATTGCTAACGATTGGCACTATGCCCTTGCAAGTTCATTAGGTTTAGATTTTACTGCCAATGCAACTTGGGGCTCCAAAATGGCGCTGGGAGCGATCTTCTTCTTACCAATTTACTTAGTGGTGTTTACCGTTTGTACAATTTGGGAATTGTTGTTCTCAGTGGTGCGTGGTCATGAAGTAAATGAAGGGATGTTCGTTTCAACCATTTTATTTGCGTTAATCGTTCCACCAACATTGCCATTATGGCAAGCAGCATTAGGTATTACTTTTGGTATCGTTGTTGCAAAAGAAATTTTTGGTGGCGTTGGTCGTAACTTTATGAACCCTGCACTTGCAGGTCGAGCTTTCTTGTTCTTCGCCTATCCAGCTCAAATTTCAGGTGATACTGTTTGGACTGCTGCTGATGGTTTCTCTGGCGCAACCGCACTTTCACAATGGTCACAAGGTGGTCAGGGAGCATTACAACATACAGCCACTGGCGCACCAATCACTTGGATGGATGCTTTTGTTGGTAACTTACCTGGTTCAATGGGTGAAGTTTCTACGCTTGCAATTTTAATCGGTGGCGCAGTGATTGTGTTCACTCGTATTGCTGCATGGCGCATCATTGCTGGTGTGATGATTGGTATGATTGCAACTTCAACTCTATTCAATTTAGTTGGTTCTGATACTAATCCAATGTTCTCAATGCCTTGGCATTGGCACCTTGTTTTAGGTGGATTTGCATTAGGTATGGTATTTATGGCAACAGACCCTGTTTCAGCATCCTTTACCAATACAGGTAAGTGGTGGTACGGTGCATTAATTGGTGTAATGGCTGTATTAATTCGTACTGTAAACCCAGCTTATCCGGAAGGCATGATGTTAGCGATTTTATTTGCAAACTTATTTGCACCGATTTTCGACTACATCGTTGTTCAAGCAAATATCAAACGTCGGAGAGCAAGAACAAATGGCTAA
- a CDS encoding Na(+)-translocating NADH-quinone reductase subunit A: protein MITIKKGLDLPIAGKPAQVIHNGNVVNQVAILGEEYVGMRPSMKVREGDVVKKGQVLFEDKKNPGVIFTAPASGTITVINRGEKRVLQSVVINVEGHEQITFAKYSAEQLNTLSSEQVKQNLVESGLWTALRTRPFSKVPAIDSEPASVFVNAMDTNPLAADPAIVLKEFWQDFTNGLTVLSRLFPSKPLHLCKAGDTNIPTVDLENLQIHDFGGVHPAGLVGTHIHFIDPVGVNKTVWHINYQDVIAVGKLFITGELYVERVISLAGPQVREPRLIRTVIGANLSQLTQNELSAGENRVISGSVLCGQTAKGAHDYLSRYALQVSVIAEGNEKEFLGWITPQSNKYSITRTVLGHFGKKLFNFTTAENGGERAMVPIGSYERVMPLDILPTLLLRDLIVGDTDSAQALGCLELDEEDLALCSFVCPGKYEYGSILRQVLDKIEKEG, encoded by the coding sequence ATGATTACAATTAAGAAAGGCTTGGATCTCCCAATTGCGGGAAAACCGGCACAAGTAATCCACAACGGAAATGTTGTGAATCAAGTTGCGATTCTAGGTGAGGAGTATGTGGGGATGCGTCCTTCGATGAAGGTACGTGAAGGCGATGTTGTAAAGAAAGGCCAAGTGCTTTTTGAAGACAAGAAAAATCCAGGTGTGATTTTTACAGCCCCTGCAAGTGGTACTATCACTGTAATCAATCGTGGTGAGAAGCGCGTATTACAATCTGTCGTAATTAATGTGGAAGGACATGAGCAAATCACTTTCGCAAAATATAGTGCAGAACAATTGAATACGCTTTCTTCTGAACAAGTAAAACAAAACCTTGTTGAATCAGGTTTATGGACTGCATTACGTACTCGTCCATTTAGCAAAGTACCTGCGATTGATAGTGAACCAGCCTCAGTTTTCGTGAATGCAATGGATACCAATCCATTAGCCGCAGATCCTGCAATCGTGCTAAAAGAATTTTGGCAAGATTTCACGAATGGTTTAACGGTATTAAGTCGTTTATTCCCTTCAAAACCGTTACACTTGTGTAAAGCAGGTGATACTAATATCCCAACTGTTGATCTTGAAAATTTACAGATTCATGATTTCGGTGGCGTTCACCCTGCAGGTCTTGTTGGTACTCATATTCATTTTATTGATCCTGTTGGTGTAAATAAAACTGTATGGCACATCAATTATCAAGATGTGATTGCGGTGGGTAAATTATTTATAACAGGTGAGCTTTATGTTGAACGTGTAATTTCTCTTGCTGGTCCGCAAGTGAGAGAACCTCGTTTAATTCGCACTGTAATTGGCGCTAATCTCTCTCAATTAACCCAAAATGAATTAAGTGCGGGTGAAAATCGCGTAATTTCTGGTTCAGTGCTTTGTGGACAAACCGCAAAAGGTGCTCATGACTATTTAAGTCGCTATGCATTGCAAGTATCGGTAATCGCTGAAGGTAATGAGAAAGAATTCCTTGGTTGGATTACACCGCAATCAAATAAATATTCTATTACTCGTACAGTGTTGGGTCACTTCGGTAAGAAATTATTCAACTTCACTACGGCTGAAAATGGTGGTGAGCGTGCAATGGTTCCAATTGGTAGCTATGAGCGTGTTATGCCGTTGGATATTTTACCGACATTATTATTACGTGATTTAATCGTGGGCGATACCGATAGCGCGCAAGCGTTAGGTTGTCTTGAATTAGATGAAGAAGACTTAGCGTTATGTTCTTTCGTTTGCCCGGGCAAATATGAATACGGTTCAATCTTGCGTCAAGTATTAGATAAGATTGAGAAGGAAGGTTAA
- a CDS encoding BolA family protein: protein MSVQQTIEQKIQLEFQPHFFSVENESHLHSSGRGAESHFKCVIVSNVFEGMRKVQRHQRVYQLLADELNSGVHALALHLFTVEEWGELNEKIPASTKCAGVGY, encoded by the coding sequence ATGTCTGTTCAACAAACTATCGAACAAAAAATTCAACTAGAATTTCAACCGCACTTTTTTAGTGTAGAAAATGAAAGCCACTTACATAGTTCTGGTCGTGGCGCGGAATCTCATTTTAAATGTGTGATTGTGAGTAATGTTTTTGAAGGAATGCGTAAAGTACAGCGTCATCAACGTGTTTATCAATTGCTTGCAGATGAGCTTAATAGCGGTGTTCATGCGTTAGCATTGCACTTATTTACTGTAGAGGAATGGGGCGAGTTAAATGAGAAAATTCCCGCTTCAACGAAATGCGCAGGTGTTGGATATTAA